One Lacunisphaera limnophila DNA window includes the following coding sequences:
- the uvrA gene encoding excinuclease ABC subunit UvrA codes for MPPAASRPAPAPEAIRLRGVRQNNLKGFDLDVPLGRYVVVTGLSGAGKSSLVFDTLHAEGQRRYVETFSAYTRQFLDLLDKPKVDSVENIRPSIAISQTNTVKTSRSTVGTMTELTDYFKVWFSHVAGCFDPETGEPVEDDSPATIWAKTSAAHAAETLLLCFRITKPDNLTWPEILTSLKGQGYTRVLLGHANAPSQQPEPKSDLALHKIEDLLAAPKSQSLDSSSSAVFVIQDRLRLAAENKSRFLEATETALHFGKGEVHLFAPQNRDEWRASSADASRAASTPQRETPLKSEISDLQFTPAGHFSRGLHSPKTGRTFRPASPGLFSFNSPLGACPKCRGFGRVIDIDYRLAIPDHSLSIEAGAIKAWEGEVYGESKKDLLQFTKKLGIPTNVPFARLTPEQQTFVIEGSPGYDSDNPAKNWPKLWYGLKGFFRYLEKTTYKMHVRVFLSRFRSYNPCPDCHGTRLQPESLCWKWQGHTLPELYQLPVSQLLALVQSHGGGVPPPRENAATHHQRDLAYDSIVTRLRYLEQVGLGYLTLDRSSRTLSGGEVQRVNLTSCLGTSLVDTLFVLDEPSVGLHPRDINRLLGIIRTLTDTGNTVVVVEHDEAMIRAADHVIEIGPEPGARGGEVVFQGTVPQMLRSAPSITGAYFSGRQDIPTPAHRRPVEGPAPAGPRVKPKSTAPWLTFTNASKHNICNLTFSLPLQRLVCLSGVSGSGKSTLLDHVIHQGLLAHRNQMTEDPASIEAITGDQAFPEIVLVDQSPLSRTPRSNAALYCEAWDFIRELYAQTPAAQEAGFSASSFSFNSGEGRCDHCQGLGSERVEMQFLSDVFVPCPICEGRRFKPEVLAIRWHGKSIDDLLRTTITDAIAFFAPQNRSEIARDTPAALESIRTRFASLEAVGLGYLPLGQPLNTLSGGESQRLKLVRYLSDYTGADPQLSNLKSEIQGGALLLLDEPTTGLHRHDVQRLLEVLQRIVDRGHSVIVIEHNLDVLKSADWILEVGPEAGSGGGRIVAEGPPELIAQADTATSPFLRDALNCRAGSPNPAFDLQAAEDPAPYRTGLVMNTSELNVIGARENNLKNISVSIPHRQLSVVTGVSGSGKSTLAFDIIFAEGQRRFMESMSPYARQFVEQLPRPDIDRLTGIPPTVAIEQRITRGSRKSTVATITEVAQYLRLLYARAGVQHHPESGRPVTPLSPSQLRALLTKTLATPPAKKAKHLYLCAPLVRGRKGHHEPIAKWIEKQGYALMRADGRLLRTDTFQKLDRYKEHDIEVVIADLKNPANPKWLHEQLATALRLGKGSCFIALPSGAVLGWFSTTRTDIASGESFPELDPKQFSFNSPRGWCPTCRGHGRIYDWMLQPDEDDERSDEVADALRAFDPDDPASHGSACPTCHGERLNRIARAVRLPLRANLKSEISNFKSTISLPELLRLVPGELIATLRGLQLDARTKLITQDIVPQIEERLKFLGHVGLDYLSLERPTETLSGGEAQRIRLAAQLGSNLSGVLYVLDEPSIGLHARDNDRLIDTLQSLRAKGNTLLVVEHDDVLMARADRIIDLGPGAGVHGGSILANGTPAEIKASDTSLTGLFLAKGIKHPLRGSYRPLSNLKSDISNSLTLTSINYRNLQDQSLRLPPGRLIMACGPSGAGKSTLFRDILHPAVTCAIKHRKAKLTGKEFVKLAKFDADGGAATSPRTPARGRGRPRPSVEPFATLTGANVFKSVIEVDQAPIGKTPRSTPATYLGIFDLIRQFFATLPEAKMRGYTAGRFSFNTAGGRCETCSGAGRIKLEMAFMADSYLPCDACGGSRFGPELADIAWKGKTIGQVLQLTFDEAAAFFDFHSQLSQVCQLMIDCGLGYLTLGQSSPTLSGGEAQRLKLVTELTKGLQSYQERSRNITIRNLYLLEEPTIGLHLSDCEKLIKVLHNLVDQGHTVVVIEHHLDLLAEADYILELGPGGGPRGGEILYQGELAGLLKVKRSPTAPYLREKLGQAGL; via the coding sequence GTGCCTCCCGCCGCCTCCCGCCCCGCTCCCGCCCCCGAAGCCATCCGCCTGCGCGGCGTCCGCCAGAACAACCTCAAGGGCTTCGACCTCGACGTCCCCCTCGGCCGCTACGTCGTCGTCACCGGCCTGAGTGGTGCGGGCAAGTCCTCCCTCGTCTTCGACACCCTCCACGCCGAGGGCCAGCGCCGCTACGTCGAGACGTTCAGCGCCTACACCCGCCAGTTCCTCGACCTCCTCGACAAACCCAAGGTCGACTCCGTCGAGAACATCCGCCCCTCCATCGCCATCAGCCAGACCAACACGGTCAAGACCTCGCGCTCCACCGTCGGCACGATGACCGAGCTGACCGACTACTTCAAAGTCTGGTTCAGCCACGTCGCCGGCTGCTTCGACCCGGAGACCGGCGAGCCCGTCGAGGACGACTCCCCCGCCACCATCTGGGCCAAGACCTCTGCCGCCCACGCGGCTGAGACCCTCCTGCTCTGCTTCCGCATCACCAAACCCGACAACCTCACCTGGCCTGAGATCCTCACCAGCCTCAAAGGCCAGGGCTACACGCGCGTACTGCTGGGACATGCCAACGCCCCATCCCAACAGCCCGAGCCCAAATCCGATCTGGCCCTGCACAAGATCGAGGACCTGCTGGCCGCCCCCAAATCTCAATCGCTGGACTCCAGCAGCTCAGCCGTGTTCGTGATCCAGGACCGCCTCCGCCTCGCCGCCGAGAACAAGTCCCGTTTCCTCGAGGCCACCGAGACCGCCCTCCATTTCGGCAAGGGCGAAGTTCATCTTTTTGCGCCGCAGAATCGCGACGAATGGCGCGCGAGTTCTGCGGACGCATCCCGGGCGGCGAGCACGCCGCAACGGGAAACGCCTCTCAAATCGGAAATCTCAGATCTCCAATTCACCCCCGCCGGCCACTTCTCCCGCGGGCTGCATTCACCGAAAACCGGCCGCACCTTCCGCCCCGCCTCGCCCGGGCTCTTCTCCTTCAACTCCCCGCTCGGCGCCTGCCCGAAGTGCCGCGGCTTCGGCCGCGTCATCGACATCGACTACCGCCTCGCCATCCCCGACCACTCCCTCTCGATCGAGGCGGGCGCCATCAAGGCCTGGGAAGGCGAGGTCTACGGCGAATCCAAGAAGGACCTGCTCCAGTTCACGAAGAAACTCGGCATCCCGACCAACGTCCCCTTTGCCCGCCTCACCCCGGAGCAACAGACCTTCGTGATCGAAGGTTCGCCCGGTTACGACAGCGACAACCCGGCCAAGAACTGGCCCAAGCTGTGGTACGGCCTCAAGGGCTTCTTCCGCTATCTTGAGAAGACGACCTACAAGATGCACGTGCGCGTCTTCCTTTCGCGCTTCCGCTCGTACAACCCCTGCCCCGACTGCCACGGCACCCGCCTCCAGCCCGAGTCCCTCTGCTGGAAATGGCAGGGCCACACCCTCCCCGAGCTCTACCAGCTCCCCGTCAGCCAGCTCCTCGCCCTCGTCCAATCCCATGGAGGCGGGGTGCCCCCACCCCGCGAGAATGCGGCCACCCACCACCAGCGCGACCTCGCCTACGATTCCATCGTCACCCGCCTCCGCTACCTCGAGCAGGTCGGCCTCGGCTACCTCACGCTCGACCGCAGCTCGCGCACCCTCTCCGGCGGCGAGGTCCAGCGCGTCAACCTCACCTCCTGCCTCGGCACCTCGCTCGTCGACACGCTCTTCGTCCTCGACGAGCCCTCGGTCGGGCTCCACCCGCGCGACATCAACCGCCTGCTCGGCATCATCCGTACACTCACCGACACCGGCAATACGGTCGTCGTGGTCGAACACGATGAAGCCATGATCCGCGCCGCCGACCACGTCATCGAGATCGGCCCCGAGCCCGGCGCCCGCGGCGGCGAGGTCGTCTTTCAGGGCACCGTCCCCCAGATGCTCCGCTCCGCCCCCAGCATCACCGGCGCCTACTTCTCCGGCCGCCAGGACATCCCCACCCCCGCCCACCGCCGCCCCGTGGAGGGCCCAGCTCCAGCTGGGCCGCGAGTTAAGCCAAAATCAACGGCTCCCTGGCTGACCTTCACCAACGCCTCCAAGCACAACATCTGCAACCTGACTTTCTCCCTGCCCTTGCAGCGGCTGGTCTGCCTCTCGGGCGTCTCCGGCTCCGGCAAATCCACCCTCCTCGACCACGTCATCCACCAGGGCCTGCTCGCCCACCGGAACCAGATGACCGAGGATCCGGCCAGCATCGAGGCCATCACCGGCGACCAGGCCTTTCCCGAGATCGTCCTCGTCGACCAGTCGCCGCTCAGCCGCACGCCGCGTTCCAACGCCGCCCTCTACTGCGAAGCCTGGGATTTCATCCGCGAACTCTACGCGCAGACCCCCGCCGCCCAGGAGGCCGGCTTCAGCGCCTCCAGCTTCTCGTTCAACAGCGGCGAGGGCCGCTGCGACCACTGCCAGGGCCTCGGCAGCGAACGCGTCGAGATGCAGTTCCTCTCCGACGTCTTCGTCCCCTGCCCGATCTGCGAGGGCCGCCGCTTCAAGCCCGAGGTGCTCGCCATCCGCTGGCACGGCAAATCCATCGACGACCTCCTCCGCACCACCATCACCGACGCCATTGCCTTCTTTGCGCCGCAGAATCGGAGCGAGATCGCTCGCGACACCCCCGCCGCCCTCGAAAGCATCCGCACCCGCTTCGCCTCCCTCGAGGCCGTCGGCCTCGGCTACCTCCCCCTCGGCCAGCCGCTCAACACCCTCTCCGGCGGCGAATCCCAACGCCTTAAGCTCGTCCGTTACCTCTCCGACTATACCGGCGCCGATCCTCAACTCTCGAATCTGAAATCTGAAATTCAAGGAGGTGCCCTGCTCCTCCTCGACGAGCCGACCACCGGCCTCCATCGCCACGACGTGCAGCGCCTGCTCGAGGTCCTCCAGCGCATCGTCGACCGCGGCCACAGCGTGATCGTCATCGAACACAATCTCGACGTCCTGAAATCCGCCGACTGGATCCTCGAGGTCGGACCCGAGGCCGGTTCGGGCGGCGGCCGCATCGTCGCCGAAGGCCCGCCCGAGCTCATCGCCCAAGCCGACACCGCCACCTCCCCCTTCCTCCGGGATGCCCTGAACTGTAGGGCGGGGTCGCCGAACCCCGCCTTCGATTTGCAAGCCGCCGAGGACCCGGCCCCCTACCGCACCGGTTTGGTGATGAACACCAGCGAACTGAACGTCATCGGTGCCCGCGAGAACAACCTGAAGAACATCTCCGTCTCGATTCCGCACCGCCAGCTTTCCGTCGTCACCGGCGTCTCCGGCTCGGGCAAGTCCACCCTCGCCTTCGACATCATCTTCGCCGAGGGCCAGCGCCGCTTCATGGAATCCATGTCGCCTTACGCGCGCCAGTTCGTCGAGCAACTGCCGCGCCCCGACATCGACCGCCTCACCGGCATCCCGCCGACCGTCGCCATCGAGCAGCGCATCACCCGCGGCTCGCGCAAGTCCACCGTCGCCACCATCACCGAGGTCGCCCAATACCTGCGCCTGCTCTACGCCCGCGCCGGCGTCCAGCACCACCCCGAGTCCGGCCGACCCGTCACCCCGCTCTCCCCCAGCCAGCTCCGCGCGCTGCTCACCAAAACCCTCGCCACTCCGCCGGCCAAAAAAGCGAAGCATCTGTATCTCTGCGCCCCGCTCGTCCGCGGCCGCAAGGGCCACCACGAGCCCATCGCCAAGTGGATCGAAAAACAGGGCTACGCGCTCATGCGCGCCGACGGCCGCCTCCTCCGCACCGACACCTTCCAGAAACTCGACCGCTACAAGGAACACGACATCGAGGTCGTGATTGCCGACCTGAAAAATCCGGCCAACCCCAAATGGCTGCATGAGCAACTGGCCACCGCCCTGCGGCTGGGCAAGGGCTCCTGCTTCATTGCCCTGCCCTCCGGCGCGGTCCTCGGCTGGTTCTCCACCACGCGCACCGACATCGCCAGCGGCGAGTCCTTCCCCGAACTCGACCCGAAGCAGTTCTCCTTCAATTCCCCGCGCGGCTGGTGCCCGACCTGCCGCGGCCACGGCCGTATCTACGACTGGATGCTACAGCCCGACGAGGACGACGAACGGTCCGACGAGGTCGCCGACGCCCTCCGCGCGTTCGACCCCGATGACCCGGCGTCCCACGGTTCCGCCTGCCCCACCTGCCATGGCGAGCGCCTGAATCGCATCGCCCGTGCCGTCCGGCTCCCGCTGCGCGCAAATCTCAAATCTGAAATCTCTAATTTCAAATCCACGATCTCCCTGCCCGAGCTTCTCCGCCTCGTCCCGGGCGAGCTGATCGCCACCCTGCGCGGCCTCCAACTCGATGCGCGCACCAAGCTGATCACGCAGGACATCGTGCCCCAGATCGAGGAACGCCTGAAATTCCTTGGGCACGTCGGGCTCGACTACCTCTCGCTGGAACGCCCGACCGAGACCCTCTCCGGCGGCGAGGCCCAGCGCATCCGCCTGGCCGCCCAGCTGGGCTCGAACCTCTCCGGCGTGCTCTACGTCCTCGACGAACCCTCGATCGGCCTCCATGCCCGCGACAACGACCGCCTGATCGACACCCTCCAGTCGCTCCGCGCCAAGGGCAACACGCTCCTCGTCGTCGAGCACGACGATGTCCTCATGGCCCGCGCCGACCGGATCATCGACCTCGGCCCAGGCGCCGGCGTCCACGGCGGCAGCATCCTCGCCAACGGCACCCCCGCCGAAATCAAGGCCAGCGACACCTCCCTGACCGGTCTTTTCCTGGCGAAGGGGATCAAGCACCCGCTCCGCGGCTCGTATCGCCCCCTCTCAAATCTCAAATCTGACATCTCAAATTCCCTGACGCTCACCAGCATCAATTACCGTAACCTCCAGGACCAGTCCCTGCGCCTCCCGCCCGGCCGCCTGATCATGGCCTGCGGCCCGAGCGGCGCCGGCAAGTCCACGCTCTTCCGCGACATCCTCCACCCCGCCGTCACCTGCGCCATCAAGCACCGCAAGGCCAAGCTCACCGGCAAGGAATTCGTGAAGCTCGCGAAATTTGATGCTGATGGAGGCGCGGCGACCTCGCCGCGCACGCCCGCCCGCGGGCGGGGTCGCCCGCGACCCAGCGTGGAACCCTTCGCCACCCTGACCGGCGCGAACGTCTTCAAATCCGTCATCGAGGTCGACCAGGCCCCCATCGGCAAGACCCCGCGCTCCACGCCCGCCACCTACCTCGGCATCTTCGATCTCATCCGCCAGTTCTTCGCCACGCTGCCCGAGGCGAAGATGCGCGGCTACACCGCCGGTCGCTTCTCCTTCAACACCGCCGGCGGCCGCTGCGAGACCTGCTCCGGCGCCGGCCGCATCAAGCTCGAGATGGCCTTCATGGCCGACTCCTACCTGCCCTGCGATGCCTGCGGTGGCTCCCGCTTCGGACCCGAACTGGCCGACATCGCCTGGAAGGGCAAAACCATCGGCCAGGTCCTGCAACTCACCTTCGACGAGGCCGCGGCGTTCTTCGACTTCCACTCGCAGCTCTCGCAGGTGTGCCAGCTGATGATCGATTGCGGCCTTGGTTACCTGACCCTCGGCCAGAGCAGCCCGACGCTCTCCGGCGGCGAGGCTCAGCGACTCAAGCTCGTCACCGAGCTGACCAAGGGCCTGCAAAGCTACCAGGAACGCTCCCGCAACATCACCATCCGCAATCTCTACCTCCTCGAGGAGCCGACCATCGGCCTGCACCTCAGCGACTGCGAGAAGCTCATCAAGGTCCTCCACAACCTGGTGGACCAGGGCCACACCGTCGTCGTGATCGAGCACCACCTCGACCTCCTCGCCGAGGCCGACTACATCCTCGAGCTCGGTCCCGGCGGCGGCCCCCGCGGCGGCGAGATCCTCTACCAAGGCGAGCTAGCCGGCCTGCTGAAGGTGAAACGCAGCCCCACGGCGCCGTACCTCCGCGAGAAATTGGGTCAGGCGGGTCTCTGA
- a CDS encoding glycosyltransferase, whose product MKILIVQDYLRSGGTERQSVFMASAFAKAGHEVTLLTFRPRGVLELDDEQQPFAFRSLQSFDTRLDWFAPGLLSTAAEAAPDLVLCMGRMANCYAGFIQARLPRAAVICTMRTGKLLPWLFVRSLRLCRHIIANSHVAKRVIHEDHDIPAHKITVIHNPVLGFTDESAARNLALRRYHGANPSTVVLLNVAMFRPEKNQRELIELCARLPGYLDWQLWLAGDGPARKKCEQLAHALGLGGRIKFLGYQPEPVPLYLAADVALLASQSESLSNFLIEAQLHGLPAVAYDIVGVGECFVPDKSGILIKNKDQAPFVAALDRLIREPALRKRFADHGRRHASANFVPERQVQAHLNLFRELTKG is encoded by the coding sequence ATGAAAATTCTCATCGTCCAGGACTATCTCCGCAGCGGCGGCACCGAGCGCCAATCCGTCTTCATGGCCTCGGCCTTCGCCAAGGCCGGCCACGAGGTCACCCTCCTCACCTTCCGCCCGCGCGGGGTGCTTGAGCTCGACGACGAGCAGCAACCTTTCGCCTTCCGCTCCCTCCAGTCCTTCGACACCCGCCTCGACTGGTTCGCCCCCGGCCTGCTCAGCACCGCCGCCGAGGCCGCCCCCGACCTGGTGCTCTGCATGGGCCGCATGGCCAACTGCTACGCCGGCTTCATCCAGGCCCGCCTGCCGCGCGCCGCCGTGATCTGCACCATGCGCACCGGCAAGCTCCTGCCCTGGCTCTTCGTGCGCTCCCTCCGCCTCTGCCGCCACATCATCGCCAACAGCCATGTGGCCAAGCGCGTCATCCACGAGGACCACGACATCCCCGCGCACAAGATCACCGTCATCCACAACCCGGTCCTCGGGTTCACCGACGAGTCCGCCGCCCGCAACCTTGCCCTCCGCCGCTACCACGGCGCCAACCCGAGTACCGTCGTCCTGCTCAACGTGGCGATGTTCCGCCCCGAGAAGAACCAGCGCGAACTCATCGAGCTCTGCGCCCGCCTCCCCGGCTACCTCGACTGGCAGCTCTGGCTCGCCGGCGACGGCCCCGCCCGCAAGAAATGCGAACAGCTCGCCCACGCCCTCGGCCTGGGCGGCCGCATCAAGTTCCTCGGCTACCAGCCCGAGCCGGTCCCGCTCTACCTCGCCGCCGATGTGGCCCTGCTGGCCTCCCAGAGCGAGTCCCTCTCGAACTTCCTCATCGAGGCCCAGCTCCACGGCCTGCCCGCCGTCGCCTACGACATCGTCGGCGTGGGCGAGTGCTTCGTGCCCGACAAGTCCGGCATCCTGATCAAGAACAAGGACCAGGCCCCCTTCGTCGCCGCCCTCGACCGCCTCATCCGGGAACCCGCCCTGCGCAAACGCTTCGCCGACCACGGCCGCCGCCACGCCTCGGCCAACTTTGTGCCCGAGCGCCAGGTCCAGGCCCACCTCAACCTCTTCCGCGAACTGACCAAGGGGTGA
- a CDS encoding phage holin family protein: protein MNNAFVNLLMRWLILALGVLLSAQLLPGISYDSGSTLVAVVLVLSLFNVVLKPLLLLFTLPFIVLSLGLGIWLINAVLFYFVGRLVDGFHVAGFGSALLGALIVSVTNLVMNRLLMPPKPPAGPSGGAKRDDVIDI, encoded by the coding sequence ATGAACAACGCGTTCGTCAACCTGCTGATGCGGTGGCTGATCCTCGCCCTGGGGGTGCTGCTCAGCGCCCAGTTGCTGCCCGGCATCAGCTATGACAGCGGTTCGACCCTGGTGGCGGTCGTGCTGGTGCTGAGCCTTTTCAACGTCGTGCTCAAGCCGTTGCTGCTGCTCTTCACCCTGCCGTTCATCGTGCTGAGCCTGGGGCTCGGCATCTGGCTGATCAACGCGGTGTTGTTCTATTTTGTGGGCCGCCTGGTGGACGGATTTCATGTCGCCGGCTTTGGCTCGGCCCTGCTGGGCGCGCTGATCGTAAGCGTGACCAACCTGGTGATGAACCGCTTGCTGATGCCGCCGAAGCCGCCCGCGGGGCCGTCGGGCGGGGCGAAGCGGGATGATGTGATCGATATCTGA
- the lpdA gene encoding dihydrolipoyl dehydrogenase — protein sequence MSDAIYDLVIIGGGPAGYVAAIRAGQLGKKVAVIEMERAGGTCLNWGCIPTKALLKSAELYRSFQKADAYGLSATGVSFDFAKVVERSRGVAATMAKGVEFLFKKNKVDYFVGKGSVVMAGMVEVTAGEHKGKFFKTKNILLCTGQKPKQLPGLPADGVRVMTSREALAAKAPPKSIAIIGAGAIGVEFAYFFNAFGSKVTLIEMLPQVLPVEDEEVAKVLERSFTKQGIAIHTGTKCENIRSGATSVKLDLVKDGTKTELEVETILVAIGITANLEGLVSPKVKLELDRGFVKVDATYQTSTPGIYAAGDIQGPPWLAHVASFRAVQAVEGMFGHAKPKLVGNFPGCTYCQPQVASTGLTEKQAKEKKLDYKVGKFPFTAVGKAVAAGDTEGFVKVIADAKTGEILGVHIIGNEATELIAEYGLAMSLEATIDEIHDSIHAHPTLSEALGEAALATHGKAIHI from the coding sequence ATGTCAGACGCAATTTACGACTTGGTGATCATCGGCGGCGGTCCCGCCGGCTATGTGGCGGCGATCCGTGCCGGGCAGCTCGGCAAGAAGGTCGCGGTCATCGAGATGGAGCGCGCCGGCGGCACCTGCCTCAACTGGGGCTGCATCCCGACCAAGGCCCTGCTCAAGAGCGCCGAGCTCTACCGCTCCTTCCAGAAGGCGGACGCCTACGGCCTGAGCGCGACCGGGGTGTCGTTTGACTTCGCCAAGGTGGTCGAGCGTTCGCGCGGCGTCGCCGCGACGATGGCCAAGGGCGTCGAGTTCCTCTTCAAGAAGAACAAGGTCGACTACTTCGTCGGCAAGGGTTCGGTCGTGATGGCCGGCATGGTCGAGGTCACCGCCGGCGAGCACAAAGGGAAGTTCTTCAAGACCAAGAACATTTTGCTCTGCACGGGCCAGAAGCCGAAGCAGCTGCCCGGCCTGCCGGCGGACGGCGTGCGTGTGATGACCTCCCGCGAGGCGCTCGCCGCCAAGGCGCCGCCGAAGTCCATCGCCATCATCGGTGCCGGCGCCATCGGCGTGGAGTTTGCGTATTTCTTCAACGCCTTCGGCTCGAAGGTGACGCTCATCGAGATGCTGCCGCAGGTGCTCCCCGTCGAGGACGAGGAGGTCGCCAAGGTTCTCGAGCGCAGCTTCACCAAGCAGGGCATCGCGATCCACACCGGGACGAAGTGCGAAAACATCCGCTCCGGCGCCACGAGCGTGAAACTCGACCTGGTGAAGGACGGCACGAAGACCGAGCTCGAAGTCGAGACGATCCTCGTGGCCATCGGCATCACGGCCAACCTTGAGGGACTCGTTTCGCCGAAGGTGAAGCTCGAGCTCGACCGTGGCTTCGTGAAGGTGGACGCCACTTATCAGACCAGCACGCCCGGCATCTATGCCGCCGGCGATATCCAGGGCCCGCCGTGGCTCGCGCACGTGGCTTCGTTCCGCGCCGTGCAGGCCGTCGAGGGCATGTTCGGTCACGCCAAGCCGAAGCTGGTGGGCAATTTCCCGGGCTGCACCTACTGCCAGCCGCAGGTCGCCAGCACGGGCCTGACCGAGAAGCAGGCCAAGGAAAAGAAACTCGACTACAAGGTCGGCAAGTTCCCATTCACCGCCGTCGGCAAGGCCGTCGCGGCCGGCGACACCGAGGGCTTTGTGAAGGTCATCGCCGACGCCAAGACCGGCGAGATCCTCGGCGTGCACATCATCGGCAACGAGGCCACGGAGCTGATCGCCGAGTACGGTCTCGCGATGAGCCTCGAGGCGACGATCGACGAGATCCACGACTCGATCCACGCGCACCCGACGCTGTCGGAAGCGCTGGGCGAGGCGGCGCTCGCGACGCACGGCAAGGCGATCCATATCTAA